A stretch of the Actinomycetota bacterium genome encodes the following:
- a CDS encoding ABC transporter substrate-binding protein, with the protein MKGSKWLTLVACVAGLALVGAACSDVEDTPEDTGGDGDTASVAQCSTDDPIVIAVNPWIGAEANAVVVQQVMQEEMGCEVELQEINESAQFPAMASGDVDATLEVWPSGHAKDRSQYIEKAGTVVDGGELGITGNIGWFVPSYVVEDTPEYATYEGFTEADAFSTAETGDKGRFLGADTTYSIFDEAIIESLGLDLEVVYSGSETASLSALDNAVKNEEPIVMYWWTPQWANAKYDLVEVELPEFDEECEQIALDDPDEAAGYDCDYADDVLYKAFSVDFAEKDPAAFEFLSNFQWTEEDQNSVALELQEGADPEEAAQTWIDANQDVVDSWMPAA; encoded by the coding sequence ATGAAGGGTTCGAAGTGGCTGACGCTCGTCGCCTGCGTGGCGGGACTCGCGCTCGTGGGCGCCGCGTGTAGCGACGTCGAGGACACACCCGAGGACACCGGAGGCGACGGCGACACGGCGAGCGTCGCGCAGTGCTCCACCGACGACCCGATCGTGATCGCCGTGAACCCGTGGATCGGGGCCGAGGCGAACGCGGTCGTCGTCCAACAGGTGATGCAGGAGGAGATGGGTTGCGAGGTCGAGCTCCAGGAGATCAACGAATCCGCGCAGTTCCCCGCGATGGCCTCGGGTGATGTCGACGCGACGCTCGAGGTCTGGCCCTCCGGCCATGCGAAGGACCGGTCGCAGTACATCGAGAAGGCCGGCACCGTCGTCGACGGAGGCGAGCTCGGCATCACCGGCAACATCGGATGGTTCGTGCCGTCCTACGTCGTCGAGGATACCCCCGAGTACGCCACGTACGAGGGCTTCACCGAGGCCGACGCGTTCTCAACGGCGGAGACGGGCGACAAGGGCCGCTTCCTCGGTGCGGACACGACGTACTCGATCTTCGACGAGGCGATCATCGAGAGTCTGGGACTGGACCTCGAGGTCGTGTACTCCGGATCGGAGACCGCGTCGCTGTCGGCGCTCGACAACGCCGTGAAGAACGAAGAGCCGATCGTCATGTACTGGTGGACCCCGCAGTGGGCCAATGCGAAGTACGACCTCGTCGAGGTCGAGTTGCCGGAGTTCGATGAGGAGTGCGAGCAGATCGCGCTCGACGATCCGGACGAGGCGGCGGGCTATGACTGCGACTACGCCGACGACGTGCTCTACAAGGCGTTCAGCGTGGACTTCGCGGAGAAGGACCCGGCGGCGTTCGAGTTCCTCTCCAACTTCCAGTGGACCGAAGAGGACCAGAACTCGGTCGCCCTCGAGCTGCAGGAGGGAGCGGATCCCGAGGAGGCCGCGCAGACCTGGATCGACGCCAACCAGGACGTCGTCGACTCCTGGATGCCGGCGGCCTGA
- a CDS encoding aldehyde dehydrogenase family protein, which produces MSENLKLYIDGTWADASDGATLEATSPRSGEVVATVPSGTRGDVQRAIGAAQRARRGWAGMSAFDRAAGMRRIAAAIDANRIELARTLAIDQGKPLAAEANDEVEELLGYFEMAAADAIRMDGIMPPSFDANKRVLLYRVPRGVVGIISPWNWPYTMPGEILAPALAYGNAIVWVPAPSTSVCAVRFAECIVEADLPAGVFNMVTGEGAVVGDEVAANPGTSAIGFIGSIATGHRVAERAAGKDLLLEMGGNGPLVVMEDGDIDAAVEATLTACFLNAGQSCTAGERILVHETVHDVYVGKLSAAVAEKIHLGDPLDDATTMGPVNNAGVADKTERHVAEAVEAGASVVTGGRRAPEHGSELFFEATVLDGVTDRMQVAREETFGPVVPVSTIRSEDEAVALVDDSEYGLLSAIFTADLARGLRFAERVRTGWVNVNEGTNYWESHLPFGGGAGSKSGIGRVGGRYSMERLTELKTVVLNLGES; this is translated from the coding sequence ATGAGCGAGAACCTGAAGCTGTACATCGACGGAACGTGGGCCGACGCGTCCGACGGCGCGACGCTCGAAGCGACGAGCCCGCGCTCGGGCGAGGTGGTCGCAACCGTGCCCAGCGGCACGCGCGGGGACGTGCAGCGCGCGATCGGCGCTGCCCAGCGTGCGCGTCGTGGGTGGGCCGGGATGTCGGCCTTCGACCGGGCGGCAGGGATGCGACGGATCGCCGCGGCGATCGACGCCAACCGCATCGAGCTCGCGCGCACGCTCGCGATCGATCAGGGCAAGCCCCTGGCCGCCGAGGCCAACGACGAGGTCGAGGAACTACTCGGCTACTTCGAGATGGCCGCGGCCGACGCGATCCGAATGGACGGGATCATGCCGCCGTCGTTCGATGCGAACAAGCGCGTGCTGCTCTACCGCGTGCCGCGCGGCGTCGTCGGGATCATCAGTCCGTGGAACTGGCCGTACACCATGCCGGGGGAGATCCTGGCCCCGGCGCTCGCCTACGGGAACGCGATCGTCTGGGTGCCCGCGCCCTCGACGTCGGTGTGCGCCGTTCGCTTCGCCGAGTGCATCGTCGAGGCCGACCTGCCGGCGGGCGTCTTCAACATGGTGACCGGCGAGGGCGCGGTCGTCGGCGACGAGGTCGCCGCGAATCCCGGGACGAGCGCGATCGGGTTCATCGGCTCGATCGCGACCGGTCATCGCGTCGCGGAGCGCGCGGCCGGCAAGGATCTGCTGCTGGAGATGGGTGGCAACGGACCGCTCGTCGTGATGGAGGACGGCGACATCGACGCGGCGGTCGAGGCGACGCTGACGGCGTGCTTCCTGAACGCCGGACAGAGCTGCACGGCGGGTGAACGGATCCTCGTCCACGAAACCGTCCACGACGTGTACGTCGGCAAGCTTTCCGCCGCCGTCGCGGAGAAGATCCACCTCGGCGATCCCTTGGACGACGCGACCACGATGGGTCCGGTGAACAACGCCGGTGTCGCCGACAAGACCGAGCGGCACGTGGCCGAAGCGGTCGAGGCAGGTGCCTCCGTCGTCACCGGCGGCCGTCGTGCGCCCGAGCACGGCAGCGAGCTGTTCTTCGAGGCGACGGTCCTCGACGGCGTGACCGACCGGATGCAGGTGGCGCGCGAGGAGACGTTCGGTCCGGTTGTTCCGGTCTCGACGATCCGCAGCGAGGACGAGGCGGTGGCGCTCGTCGACGACTCGGAGTACGGGCTGCTGTCGGCGATCTTCACCGCCGACCTGGCGCGGGGGCTACGGTTTGCCGAGCGGGTGCGCACCGGGTGGGTGAACGTGAACGAGGGCACCAACTACTGGGAGTCCCACCTTCCCTTCGGCGGCGGCGCGGGCTCCAAGAGCGGTATCGGCCGTGTCGGAGGGCGCTACTCGATGGAGCGCCTGACCGAGCTCAAGACCGTGGTGCTCAACCTCGGCGAGAGCTGA